A segment of the Sandaracinaceae bacterium genome:
AGAGTGTGGCTCACGAGCCGGGGGTGCACGGCGCCCTCGAAGGCGCGCACCGCCTCCATCGTCGCGGCCGCGGCGCCCGGGCAGCACGCGCTCTGGTGCTCGATCCCGTGCGCGAGGGCGCGGCCGGGATCGCCCTGCTCGATGGCGTCGAGGAACCCGCGGTCGTTCTCCTCGCGCACCCAGCGCACCGCCTCGGGGCCGCGGCCGCGGGGCGCGAAGGCGTAGTTGGGGCCGTAGTGCGTCAGATCGGTCGAGCCGATGAAGACGGGGGCCTCCCCGGCCTCGCGCAGCGCGGCGCCGACGTGCCGCCCGATCTCCAGCGCGGCCGGCGCCATGGCGATCCCGAGCATGATCATGGGCGCGCCCGGGAAGTAGTGCGCGATGAAGGGCAGATGCAGCTCCACCGCGTTGTCCGGCCGGATCGGCTCGCGCGGCTCCTCGGCCAGCGAGAGCGCCTCCCGGAGGGTGGCGGCCATCGGGTGGGTGGCGATGCGCCCGAGCGGCGTCGCCCAGCCCTCGCCGACGAAGACGGTGTCGGGGCCGTCCGGCCCTCGGTGTGAGCCGAAGAGCACGACGACCGAGGGATCGGGGTGCGCGGCGGCGAGGCCTCGGTAGCCGCGGCCCGCGACGTCGCCCGAGAAGGCCCAGCCGGCGTGGGGAGCGAGCAACCCTCGATGCGGCTCCGATGCTGGCTCGGCGTCGGCGCCGTAGCGCTCGACCGCGTCGCGGCACGCGCCTGGGTCTCTCGGGTACCATCTTCCTGCGAGGGGGGCGGGGCGATCCATGGGGATGAACCTATCCACTCACAGGCTGAGGGCCACGCCCAGCCGGAGCGCCAGCGCGAGGCCCGTCGTG
Coding sequences within it:
- the amrB gene encoding AmmeMemoRadiSam system protein B; the protein is MDRPAPLAGRWYPRDPGACRDAVERYGADAEPASEPHRGLLAPHAGWAFSGDVAGRGYRGLAAAHPDPSVVVLFGSHRGPDGPDTVFVGEGWATPLGRIATHPMAATLREALSLAEEPREPIRPDNAVELHLPFIAHYFPGAPMIMLGIAMAPAALEIGRHVGAALREAGEAPVFIGSTDLTHYGPNYAFAPRGRGPEAVRWVREENDRGFLDAIEQGDPGRALAHGIEHQSACCPGAAAATMEAVRAFEGAVHPRLVSHTLSWDIRPDDSFVGYASVLL